One region of Candidatus Saccharibacteria bacterium genomic DNA includes:
- a CDS encoding restriction endonuclease — protein sequence MSRHTRTQGTDVTFVIVVLVGAAAWTHRAVLEHIAFIALALLGCALVLRIGWRYFAYRRIMGLRSIDSMNSFEFEQYVAILMRNNGYRNVSLTEKYDMGVDIIAEKDGLRWGVQVKHYSGLVKASAVRQVVTGLKLYGCDRAMVVTNSTYSTTAQKLAAGNECALIDRKSLAFWVNNNGNIRGVIL from the coding sequence ATGTCACGGCACACACGGACTCAAGGTACTGATGTAACTTTTGTCATCGTCGTCCTTGTCGGTGCTGCTGCATGGACACACCGGGCGGTACTCGAACACATCGCGTTTATTGCGTTGGCGTTATTAGGCTGCGCTCTTGTATTGCGAATAGGCTGGAGGTATTTTGCATATCGACGAATCATGGGGCTCAGGAGTATAGACAGTATGAATAGTTTTGAATTTGAGCAATATGTCGCAATACTCATGAGAAATAACGGCTATCGTAATGTTTCGCTTACGGAAAAATATGACATGGGGGTGGATATCATCGCAGAGAAGGATGGCTTACGCTGGGGTGTGCAAGTCAAGCATTACTCGGGACTAGTTAAAGCTAGCGCAGTACGCCAAGTCGTAACTGGATTGAAATTGTATGGCTGCGATCGTGCGATGGTAGTAACCAACAGCACCTACAGCACGACCGCACAGAAGCTTGCTGCCGGGAATGAGTGCGCGTTGATCGACAGAAAGAGTCTGGCATTTTGGGTAAACAATAACGGAAATATTAGAGG
- a CDS encoding type II toxin-antitoxin system mRNA interferase toxin, RelE/StbE family, with amino-acid sequence MRPVIFHRNFEKHYKQRIKPQQKLSEQFRERYKLFLAGERGKPLDDHALSGSLQGRRAFSITGDVRVIYIEQADKIIFLDIGTHSQVY; translated from the coding sequence ATGAGGCCAGTAATTTTTCATCGTAATTTTGAAAAACACTATAAACAGCGTATAAAGCCACAGCAAAAACTGTCCGAGCAGTTCAGAGAACGCTACAAGCTCTTTCTTGCAGGTGAACGAGGCAAACCGCTCGATGACCACGCACTTAGCGGAAGCCTTCAGGGAAGACGTGCCTTTTCTATCACCGGCGATGTCAGAGTAATTTATATTGAACAGGCAGATAAAATCATTTTTCTTGATATCGGAACTCACAGTCAGGTTTATTGA